In Tachysurus vachellii isolate PV-2020 chromosome 12, HZAU_Pvac_v1, whole genome shotgun sequence, the DNA window gctgttgccatggtgactcgttatatctgcgctccattgataatggcgtTTTTTAGTTGTAgtgcacgcgcttaactcagagtcagtcaacttagagttgataaaactaaaacttttcagctgttctgtaaccgaaaactcagagtttcccatctcagggtttgtcaactcagagttcaagtttaaactcaaaGTTTATtaaacctcctttctgaaacaggcccctgacCAACAGACCACACAACATTTACACACCTGATGAACAGACCAGAATGGCCCTTTTTAGAATTTATTGCTCTATTTTGCCATCTAGTGGAATAAAAAAGCTATCATTTTCTAATTcttcaatttaattaaagtttACAAGATGTTTTAACTTAGAACACTGATTATAATTTAATGTGGTCGACCAGATTTTGAACttattgtatgtatgtgcagttgtatttctacatactgtattgtattgtagtcCGTCTGAACGTATTTTAGCTGTTTTTCATTCACAAATTGAATTGGCACCAGACACTTTTTCTCAAGTTAAAATGAACTCTTCTTACCTTTGGACTTTCCTGTATACTTCTGCTGTCAATGCAACATCAACATATCATCACCATGTCAACCATTCTTACAATTATTAATCAAAAACCTGTTTATTATTTGGATGAGGTTAAGTGGAGTAGAAGAAAATTTCAtgtcttttctctttattttctgacTTCATATTAAATGTCAATCAAAATCAGTGTCTTTACTCATTGTGTTGTTTAGTGAAAGCAGTGTTTGgcatttgtttgttattattgtatatgtgtgtgtgtgtgtgtgtgactgtcaaAACAGGAAGTAACAACTGAAAAAAAGTAGTTGACACTATTACTTCACTACatgtgatcgtgtgtgtgtgtgtgtgtgtgtgtgtgtgtgtgtgtgtgtgtgtgtatgcgtgtgagagagagagagcattaaaGATCAAATGTAAGACTGCATTtccacacacagtgtctctgcTTATGGAGAGTTATTAAAAatgctggtgtgtttttatcttctccttcttcttcacaTCACTGAaggtgagtctctctctctctctctctctctctctctctctctctctctctctctctctctccccctccctccctcttttgctctctttctcctattcaataatcaaaataattgtaaaatatgTAAGAATTTGCCATTTAACACCTTTAAATCTTAACATCATGTAGTTCTCTTACTTCTGATGTGGACATATAACCTGTACATGAAACTACTGAAATCATGTAGTTAAAAAATTAAAGAGTTCATTACTGACCTGTGGCTTTGGGCAGTAACATGATGACAAGATCTTTATCTGTACTCGTGCTCCAAAGATCCATTTCTGTATCTGGGTTTTAAGTTACATTGTAGTTTTACAGCATTTCCACaattacagtgtaaacaatCAGCAAAGCAAAAAGAGCATTtggtttacagtaaaataaggaTGTTATTTTAAATCCTGGAAAAACTTTGGATAAAGTAGCTTTGGATAAACATATAAAGCAAATGTAATGGATTAGATCACAATActgtagaataaataaacactgcacCTCTAATTACTGACTCAGAGCTGTACTTGTATCTATGTAGATCATGTTGTCTGTTCATGATGTCATATTCAGTTACATCCTTACTGTGGACATTAGTGAGTTGTGGAGTTACAGGATGTCTGTAGTTCTGTAGAGTTGTTACAGATGGTGAACTGCTCATTAACACATCATTAACTGGTGTGTTCATACAGGCTGCAGTCTGAAAGGAAatggagagacagaagagaTCACTGCATACACAGGAGACTCAGTACTGCTGCCCTGCTCCTGCACTGAGCTCCACAGAAAACCTGAGACATTCACATGGAAGAAAAGTACAAATAACTGGACACAGATATCTCCTGAGAGTGATGAGTACAAAGAGAGATTTCAGCTGGTTAATGATCACTCTTCAGGAAATCTCTCTCTGCTCATATCACACCTGACTGAACAGGATGGAGGAGTTTACAGGTGTGATGTTAAAGGGGGTGAATACAGAGACATCAGTCTCACTGTTAAAGGTAAATGagtcatttttattcacaatgtTACTTCAGTGATAATCTCATGACAGATTAATCTGATGTTGTAACATCAATACAATATGTTGATGTTTGTTCATTCTCCAGGTTGCAGACTGAATCAACAGACAGTGAATGTGACTGGAATCGTGGGACAGTCTGTCCTTCTGCCCTGCTCCTGCTCTGAACTACAAGCCAAACCACACACTTTCAGATGGAGCTTTAATAAAGGATCTGATGACATAAAGATCTTCCCAAAGGAGCAGACAAATCTCTACACAGACAGAGTTCAGGTCTTTAATGATCATCCTCCAGGAAATCTCTCTCTACTCATATCACACCTGACTGTAGAGGATGGAGGATGGTACAAGTGTGAGATCGAGGAAATGACTACAGACATCTACCTTACTCTGGAAGGTAAAATGTCATTCTGTATATAAACCATATGTgaagtttgagtgtgtgtttatgattatagattattagagtgtgtgttctaACCTGATTTCACTTCTGCATAAGTTTCCTAGGTTTGTTTACAATTGATGGAATATTTCTCTCCTTCTAGTAACCAGAGAGACACCTTCAAAATCTACACCAAAGAACAAACCAGgtattacacactactgtaagACAACATATCAGGTTTCTTAGTACACTATAGTACATTGCCTTGGAACAAGGCttaaacacaacactaacacaaactaAACTAGTTTAGTCTTTTTCTTCTAGATGTCATAAATACAACACCAACCCTGATGGACAATGAAAAAAGATTTGAAACAGATGAAGGTAATGATCGATGCACCTTGTTCActtcattataatttttttgttatatattatgCCAATATTAAGTAAGCAAAACATAAACTTTTTAAATCCTGTTTTAATGGAAATTCAGCCCCCAGATTCCACTCTactatttaaacaaacatattaattaaataatgttttactgAATTCACGCTTTTTCCTCTCAGAGTGTAAAATTTATTTGAGTAAATATATGATTATGTAAAAATTCTGTGCTAACTTGATGTAGAAAAAATGCGTGTGATGGATGTGGAATGTTGAAGGTTTCTATACAGACAGATTTATAATTAACATCCCAATGGGATTTAATACAATGGGGTGTATTTAAGTTTCAGGTTTTGTAAAATGCCGGTCTTACAGTTAAGTTTTTACTGTTAAACGCAAGGAATGTTAATAAACTTGTGATTTGTAGCTGCATTACTGCTGgtatagaaaattaatgaactccttttgaccaatcagattccaacCAATCACCTCCTTACAACCGCGTCGTCATAATCAGCTCTAGTGTTGCTGCTGTTCTGCTGCTTCTGCTGATACTCGGAGGAGTCATGTACTGGAAATAcagaggtatacacacacacacacacacacacacacacacacacacacacacacacacacacacacacacacatatatatacacacacacatatacacacagacatgcgtacatgtacacacacacacacatatatatacgcacacacacacacacacacacacacacacacatatatatatacacacagacacacacacacacacacacacacacacacacacacacacacacacacatatatatatatatatatatatatatatacatacacacagacacatacacacacacacacatatacacacacacacacacatacacacacacatactttatacacacacacagacacacacacaaacacccacaccgATCTCTAGGTCTCACTCTACCTGGTTTCATTCTGTAGGACAGAGACGAGGACAGACCAAGATCAGTGATGGACAAACAGGACAGAGGACACACCAGAAGAAGCAGGTGGTTAAACACAGCCAGTCTGTTTCACCAGTGGGATGATCTTTAGTAATAATGCTtatatttggtgtgtgtgtgtgtgtgtgtgtgtgtgtgcgtaggaCATTAATGAACCTCTGAACTTAACCGTAACCTCAGACCCTACTTATGAAGCGGTACACAAACAGGTGAGTGAGTCAAGTGATCTGTGAATTTGGCTgattttgtgcgtgtgtgtgtgtgtgtgtgtgcgtgtgtgtgtgtgtgtgtgtgtttgacaatGTGAGTGTGGCTTAATGTTCCATTTTTTATCTACAGAATGATTCGGATGTTCTGTATGCAGCTATAAATCCTGAAACTAAACACAAGAAAGCAGAAGACAAGGTCTGTAGCATTCTAAAAtagtctgtatctgtgtgtgtgtgtgtgtgtgtgtgtgtgtgtgtgtgtgtgtgtgtgggtgtgtgtctcagtatgtGACTTTGGTCTAATGctctttttgtttccttttatcTACAGAATGATTCTGAAGTTCTGTATGCAGTTATAAATCCAGAATCTAAACTCAAGAAAGCAGTAGCAAAGGTGTGTATCATCATtaatgtatgtgtctgtgtgtgtgtgtttgtgtgtgtgtgtgtgtgtgtgtgtgtgtgtgtgtgtgtgtgtgtgtgataaaatgataaattgTTATTGATATTACAGGATGATGTGACGTACTCATCTGTAGCCTGCAATAACACTGTGAGAGCAGCAAACAGTCCAGTGACATCAGAGGATACTACATTATACGCCAGCATCaaaacaaactaacacacacacacacacacacacacacacacacacacacacacacacactataatatcAGTGAGGTTTTTCCATGGACTTGTGTGTTACTGCATCTAAGTAATACAACACTTCTATGTCATAAAGTTTAgaaattaacattatttttttgtgtgtttgattgtaaatgatattaaataatatttttgtatttttgttcatatgaacattaaataaatgtgaattttaataataataataatgacgatgacgatgatgatgatgatgatgatgatgatgataatgataacaTCAAAtcagtttgtttagttttgtttctgtctcttacagtgtacattctagtttattgcactttttaaattttgttaataaacagtaaaatctGAAAAACACACTGTGGGCTGCCTTCTTAACACAGGTTCACGTGTCCTCTTGACTTTGTGTATTTAAATCTagacatatatttaataagctaaGCTTTCAGACCGTATGCTAGCAATCTGTAAATCATCCTAATGGGTGTCAAACTCACCATGTTGAGTGTTTAATAAGTCACGTTCATGGCTACACAATAGAATTCAACAAAGTCTCGAAGCACTTAAAATAGAAACAGAGCAATTCAACAaagttttagtttatttatttattatttgtcattttatttatcccCGTCCCCTCCCCCATCTTTTATCTACATTTCAAACAAAAAGCAGAAGTATGTATTTTCGTGTTAACTGTAAGACCAGAAGTTGCAACATCGAGCAGTGTTTTTGTtgcaggaaggaaagaaagacaagCCATCTGAGACGAATGCAAAAATCATGCAATCATGCAATaaaagatggtgtgtgtgtgtgtgtgtgtgtgtgtgtgtgtgtgtgtgtaggtatatatatatatatatatatatatatatatatatatatactcactgTCACAAGTCAGTAGCTGGTAAGTTGGTTAGGTGTTGAGGTCAGTAACTAGTAACTTGTTTGGTGTTTAGTTCAGTAGCCAATTAGTTGGTTAGGTGTGCAGGTAGGTAGCTAGTTGGTTGGTTAGGTGTGTGAGTCAGTACCTAGTAAGTTACTCAGGAGTTTAAGTCAGTAGATTGTCTGCCTATTTAGTGTGTAGGTCTGTAGCTGGGGAGTTGACCAAATGTGCAAGGTCGTGTAGTGAGATGTTCAGATTTGTGTAGTGAGGTGTTCAGATTTGTTTAGATCTGTAGCTGTTATGTGTTTGGGCAATTATTTAGGAATGTTGGTCAGTTGCTGGTCAAACAATTTAATCAGTAACTAGTGAGTTGACAAAGTAAGTAGGACAGTAACTGGTAAACAGATCAGTTATGGAATGTgttaa includes these proteins:
- the LOC132854432 gene encoding cell adhesion molecule DSCAM-like isoform X1 yields the protein MGKSTDGYNWVQISPESDEYKERFQLVNDHSSGNLSLLISHLTEQDGGVYICSVKKGEYRYIRLTVKGCSLEGNGETERITAYTGDSVLLPCSCTELHRKPETFTWEKSTGLFNWTQISPESDEYKERFQLVNDHSSGNLSLLISHLTEQDGGFYMCRVKVGEYRFISLTVKGCSLKGNGETEEITAYTGDSVLLPCSCTELHRKPETFTWEKYTNNWTQISPESDEYKERFQLVNDHSSGNLSLLISHLTEQDGGLYMCDVKVGEYRFISLTVKGCSLKGNGETEEITAYTGDSVLLPCSCTELHRKPETFTWKKSTNNWTQISPESDEYKERFQLVNDHSSGNLSLLISHLTEQDGGVYRCDVKGGEYRDISLTVKGCRLNQQTVNVTGIVGQSVLLPCSCSELQAKPHTFRWSFNKGSDDIKIFPKEQTNLYTDRVQVFNDHPPGNLSLLISHLTVEDGGWYKCEIEEMTTDIYLTLEVTRETPSKSTPKNKPDVINTTPTLMDNEKRFETDEDSNQSPPYNRVVIISSSVAAVLLLLLILGGVMYWKYRGQRRGQTKISDGQTGQRTHQKKQDINEPLNLTVTSDPTYEAVHKQNDSDVLYAAINPETKHKKAEDKNDSEVLYAVINPESKLKKAVAKDDVTYSSVACNNTVRAANSPVTSEDTTLYASIKTN
- the LOC132854432 gene encoding uncharacterized protein LOC132854432 isoform X3, which gives rise to MMRHTAAVGQCVFSSNSLFGLMCWSSGRMQVCFLLLLLIQLHVTEGCSLKGNGETEEITAYTGDSVLLPCSCTELHRKPETFTWEKYTNNWTQISPESDEYKERFQLVNDHSSGNLSLLISHLTEQDGGLYMCDVKVGEYRFISLTVKGCSLKGNGETEEITAYTGDSVLLPCSCTELHRKPETFTWKKSTNNWTQISPESDEYKERFQLVNDHSSGNLSLLISHLTEQDGGVYRCDVKGGEYRDISLTVKGCRLNQQTVNVTGIVGQSVLLPCSCSELQAKPHTFRWSFNKGSDDIKIFPKEQTNLYTDRVQVFNDHPPGNLSLLISHLTVEDGGWYKCEIEEMTTDIYLTLEVTRETPSKSTPKNKPDVINTTPTLMDNEKRFETDEDSNQSPPYNRVVIISSSVAAVLLLLLILGGVMYWKYRGQRRGQTKISDGQTGQRTHQKKQDINEPLNLTVTSDPTYEAVHKQNDSDVLYAAINPETKHKKAEDKNDSEVLYAVINPESKLKKAVAKDDVTYSSVACNNTVRAANSPVTSEDTTLYASIKTN
- the LOC132854432 gene encoding cell adhesion molecule DSCAML1-like isoform X2 is translated as MMRHTAAVGQCVFSSNSLFGLMCWSSGRMQVCFLLLLLIQLHVTEGCSLEGNGETERITAYTGDSVLLPCSCTELHRKPETFTWEKSTGLFNWTQISPESDEYKERFQLVNDHSSGNLSLLISHLTEQDGGFYMCRVKVGEYRFISLTVKGCSLKGNGETEEITAYTGDSVLLPCSCTELHRKPETFTWEKYTNNWTQISPESDEYKERFQLVNDHSSGNLSLLISHLTEQDGGLYMCDVKVGEYRFISLTVKGCSLKGNGETEEITAYTGDSVLLPCSCTELHRKPETFTWKKSTNNWTQISPESDEYKERFQLVNDHSSGNLSLLISHLTEQDGGVYRCDVKGGEYRDISLTVKGCRLNQQTVNVTGIVGQSVLLPCSCSELQAKPHTFRWSFNKGSDDIKIFPKEQTNLYTDRVQVFNDHPPGNLSLLISHLTVEDGGWYKCEIEEMTTDIYLTLEVTRETPSKSTPKNKPDVINTTPTLMDNEKRFETDEDSNQSPPYNRVVIISSSVAAVLLLLLILGGVMYWKYRGQRRGQTKISDGQTGQRTHQKKQDINEPLNLTVTSDPTYEAVHKQNDSDVLYAAINPETKHKKAEDKNDSEVLYAVINPESKLKKAVAKDDVTYSSVACNNTVRAANSPVTSEDTTLYASIKTN